A single window of Paenibacillus sp. SYP-B4298 DNA harbors:
- a CDS encoding ATP-binding protein, giving the protein MQTIRKRYFPALAEFVRSGSEVSLFQATEIGRQLHGVHPEEIIKVHEETLRVIAANMESEEALRLYNQSFIFLTELLVAYRFRAQPGDSREFNMMKELLYNSNRSTEHVKNKYENVLQHMDSGIAIFDSEGMLSFVNLQMAKLMEVPRKTLLGCDIMGIVTHPQLKHSTRRMIIQLFKEIVRRRLRYYEMQDSGGRHLLITVTYGDQLDGDYLVSIKDVSEYKLIEQTAYQNDKLAMLGKISAAIAHEIRNPLTSIRGFIQLLGPHLMQLGKEEYARIILTEIDRANEIINEFLNSSKPTAPMKQRVPIISLIKEVVLLTESEALMKGCTLHLESYGEPLEVSIDVKQVKQVILNMMKNALDAISELGEQRKGRIDLIVREEKQHAVITIRDNGKGMDRNTMTRMFDPFFTTKADGTGLGLSVSYRIIRNHGGYIKLDSEMGQGTEFNIYLPSFA; this is encoded by the coding sequence ATGCAGACGATTCGAAAACGTTATTTCCCGGCGCTTGCGGAATTTGTTCGCAGCGGAAGTGAGGTCTCACTATTCCAGGCTACCGAGATTGGCAGACAATTACACGGAGTACACCCCGAGGAGATTATTAAGGTTCACGAAGAGACGCTCAGGGTGATTGCTGCAAATATGGAATCCGAGGAAGCGCTCAGGCTGTACAACCAATCTTTTATATTTTTGACGGAGCTGCTGGTGGCTTACCGGTTCCGGGCACAGCCCGGCGATTCAAGGGAATTCAACATGATGAAGGAGCTGCTCTACAACTCGAATCGGTCGACAGAACATGTCAAAAATAAATATGAAAATGTTCTTCAGCATATGGATAGCGGCATCGCCATTTTTGATAGCGAGGGCATGCTGTCATTTGTGAATCTGCAGATGGCCAAGCTGATGGAGGTTCCCCGCAAGACACTGCTCGGTTGCGATATTATGGGTATCGTAACACATCCTCAACTCAAGCACTCTACGAGACGAATGATAATCCAGCTCTTTAAGGAAATTGTCAGGCGCCGCCTGCGCTATTATGAAATGCAGGACAGCGGAGGTCGCCATCTGCTGATAACGGTCACATACGGCGATCAGTTGGACGGAGACTACCTGGTTAGCATCAAGGATGTATCCGAATACAAGCTCATTGAGCAGACGGCGTATCAGAATGACAAGCTGGCCATGCTCGGCAAAATCTCGGCAGCCATCGCCCATGAGATTCGCAATCCACTGACCTCGATTCGCGGCTTCATCCAACTGCTAGGCCCACATCTGATGCAGCTTGGCAAGGAGGAATATGCGCGCATTATTCTGACCGAGATTGACCGCGCCAACGAGATCATTAACGAGTTTCTTAATTCCTCCAAGCCGACGGCGCCGATGAAGCAGAGAGTGCCGATTATTTCACTGATCAAGGAGGTCGTCCTGCTAACGGAGAGCGAAGCGTTGATGAAGGGATGCACGCTCCATCTGGAGTCTTACGGTGAGCCGCTGGAGGTATCCATTGATGTCAAGCAGGTCAAGCAGGTCATATTGAACATGATGAAGAACGCGCTCGATGCCATCTCAGAGCTGGGCGAGCAACGTAAAGGGCGAATCGATCTGATCGTCCGCGAGGAGAAGCAGCATGCCGTCATTACGATCCGGGATAATGGCAAGGGGATGGATCGCAATACAATGACGCGCATGTTCGATCCGTTCTTTACGACCAAGGCGGATGGTACAGGGCTGG